The following proteins come from a genomic window of Phnomibacter ginsenosidimutans:
- a CDS encoding S8 family serine peptidase — MNLSGKTGSGLHLRKHFLALSVCILSLLPAFAQTGKWNDPKIDIVFRSLLAQQHLPVQQQKMPVAQVAKPTRAQVPGQQRMEDRYDCIVYTNAPGVLATKGFVIRSIQPGFVTAWVSLAEIPALAALPEVRYVQAPEVLEAHNDVAVGNTGASLLHQGVVNNTVYKGKGVIVAIFDSGIDWDHPDFRDPVDQTKSRILRIWDQTLTPIAGESSPAVLGYGVEYTQAHINNEIDGTPASYVRTQDVNGHGSHVAGIAAW, encoded by the coding sequence ATGAACCTTTCAGGAAAGACTGGAAGTGGCTTGCATTTGCGCAAACACTTTCTGGCCCTAAGCGTATGTATACTGAGCCTACTGCCAGCATTCGCTCAAACGGGCAAATGGAATGACCCCAAAATTGACATCGTTTTCCGATCGCTGCTGGCACAACAACACCTGCCCGTGCAGCAGCAAAAAATGCCGGTGGCACAGGTAGCCAAGCCCACAAGAGCTCAAGTGCCCGGCCAACAGCGCATGGAAGACCGCTACGATTGTATTGTGTACACCAATGCGCCAGGAGTACTGGCTACAAAAGGCTTTGTTATCCGGAGTATTCAGCCGGGTTTTGTTACAGCCTGGGTAAGTCTGGCTGAAATACCGGCACTGGCAGCATTGCCAGAAGTACGCTATGTGCAAGCACCCGAAGTATTGGAAGCCCACAACGATGTAGCCGTAGGCAACACTGGTGCTTCGCTGCTGCACCAAGGCGTGGTAAACAATACCGTGTACAAAGGCAAAGGCGTAATTGTTGCCATTTTTGATTCGGGTATCGACTGGGATCATCCCGATTTCAGAGATCCGGTGGATCAAACTAAGAGCCGCATTCTGCGTATATGGGATCAAACGCTGACACCTATTGCCGGCGAATCTTCGCCAGCGGTACTCGGTTATGGGGTTGAATACACACAAGCCCACATCAACAATGAAATAGACGGTACCCCAGCCAGCTACGTACGTACACAAGATGTAAACGGACACGGCAGCCATGTGGCAGGTATTGCTGCTTGGTAA
- a CDS encoding ABC transporter permease, translated as MQALFVKELRQFFSSLTGYLSIGLFLLLMGLFLFVFPDTSIFDFGYATLDKYFELAPWILLLLVPAVTMRSLSDEFKSGTWELLKTRPVSLWQIVWAKYAASLTVVLLALLPTLLYVLTISMLSINGSIDTGGIAGSYIGLILLAGAFTAIGIASSALTANPIVSFLLAAFMSFLLYSAFAVVAGIPALQGGADYWVALLGMDEHYKNVSRGVIALNDVLYFGVIIGLFLFGTRSLLARR; from the coding sequence ATGCAAGCACTTTTTGTAAAAGAACTCCGGCAGTTTTTCAGCAGCCTCACCGGCTACTTATCCATTGGCTTGTTTTTGCTGCTGATGGGTCTGTTTCTGTTTGTGTTTCCCGATACCAGCATTTTCGATTTTGGCTACGCCACCCTCGATAAATACTTTGAATTGGCACCATGGATTCTCTTGCTATTGGTACCTGCCGTTACCATGCGCAGCCTGAGCGATGAATTTAAAAGTGGCACCTGGGAATTGCTGAAAACAAGACCCGTCAGCCTATGGCAAATTGTATGGGCCAAATATGCAGCCTCACTTACAGTGGTGTTGCTGGCGCTGCTGCCCACGTTGTTGTATGTTCTTACCATCAGCATGCTCAGCATCAACGGCAGCATTGATACCGGCGGCATAGCAGGTTCTTATATCGGATTGATCTTATTGGCTGGTGCTTTCACGGCCATTGGTATTGCCAGTAGTGCCCTCACTGCCAATCCAATCGTTAGTTTCTTGCTGGCGGCTTTCATGAGCTTTTTGTTGTACAGTGCTTTTGCGGTAGTAGCAGGTATTCCTGCATTGCAAGGTGGCGCCGATTACTGGGTGGCCTTGCTGGGCATGGATGAACATTATAAAAATGTGAGCCGCGGTGTAATAGCGTTGAATGATGTGTTGTATTTCGGTGTCATCATTGGCTTGTTTTTGTTTGGTACCCGATCGTTGCTGGCCCGTCGTTAA